CATTTTCTACTGAAAGACCGAAACCAAAAAGGCAATGAGGAGTCCACAAAAACAAGGAGATACTTGGGAAATAAGAAGTTCAGGATTTGCAAGCACACCTTTCTAGTAGGAGCCTTCTTCGGAGCTCCCCTGCCTTTGGGTTTTGCCCCATCGGAAACATGTCCTATGGAGAGAAAAAGATAACATGCATTGAGATGAATGAAATCTTCAAGATGGGAAAAAAATGGTAACTGACAATCCACCCATTTTGGGTTTCAATTTCTGTGCTGCCGATTGGCGTGTACGTCCAAACATGTCGATCGGGTTTCAATTTCTGTGCTGCCAATTGGCGTGTATGTCCAAACACTAGCTTACTGACAAAGATGATTTTTTATTCATCAGAAAAGAATGATGCCTACCAGTTTTAGCTGTAGTACTAACTGATGCTACAGATTCAACAATAGTATCTGCTTCATTGGCTTTCTTGGTGTTGTTCTTTCTTTGGTTCTTTCCAACTTGTCTAGAAGCCTTAGTGAGAGGCTTGCCTGCCCTACCCTCCATTTGTCCTGTCACCTCCTCCAGCTAGGCTTCTTCCTTCTCAAGATTATCCAACATTACTTGCTACTTTCATTACTTTCTACATGAAAGTAGCAAGTCAATACTACCATCTTCTcaattaccaaaaagaaaaaaatgagggACCTAGATCAAAGCTCACCTTTCTCTTTACATAGAACTCAAGTCTTAAATGAAAGAATTCTTCAAGAACTACAAGAAAAGAAGGCACGGTGATGAGAAATCATATATAGATTTAAGAAATTCATAGCAAGTACATAGAATAAGCAAACTTACTTTGTTTGGGACTGTCATATTTCTTGATGACATCCTCGCGTCGaatgagcatatcaatgatcttcccgAGACTAAAcatgatgagcatatcaatgatcttaccgagactgAACATGATGAGCATATAAATGATCTTAGCGAGACTGAACATGGCCATCCCAAGACCTGCACTCGACAAAATCGTGACAGAATTCTccatgatttgaggcttcttaacacCCCATCTACAGTAACAAAGATGTCAGAAGAAAAtcagattcaagaaaatcagattcgcatggaaagagcaacacatctaaaattcaaatctctgtcggaaaaaaagaaaaatataattcCAAACACCCACTTCTAGTTTATGAAGAAAGACTAAAGATCACATCAAAATTAGTATAGTGGTGGTAGATGAATCATGAAAACAATGAGACACTGGACCCTCTTAAATTCCCAACTTCAGCCCTGATCTCAACTGAAGGGATcaaatgttattttatttttgatcatTTTCATAAGCTCCCAAGTCCTGACTTTTAAGTTTTTTAAGCTCCCAAATCCCAACTTTTTAGGTTTTTTAAGTTCCCTCAGTCCACAACTTCAAAAAACAAGCAAATGTTTCACATGTTAAGACTGATCCAAATATATCCAAAAAAGCAGCAGGAAATCATCAAGACACAAACAAGAATCTTTCATCCATCAGGAGTTCAACAGCTTCATAGGGATCACACAACTAAAAAACAATAGAAGAATCACTCTTCTAAAGCTCAATCGCTGAGTTGAAATCCTAGAGCTTTTAGTGATCTTAACACATCTCTCAAATGTAGTTACAGTTCAGTAGAGAGATAAATCCCAGACAAAGGGGGAAATTTTACAATCAGCAGATGATGATAATTACAAGGAAATCTTACTGTTACTATCCTGGTGTAGGTTTTGTCCATTTTTGGGTCCTGTATAAATGCAAGCTTATTGCCTCTTGAGCTCTCTGGAATGCACTGTCTCATACCGGTCAATGATTTGAACAACCCGAAAGTGAAAACTACATATTTACAAGCAAGACATTGACTCATTTGCTTTACAGTGGACATGAATAACTTTCAAGCTTGTCATGGATCCCAAAAATATCACCCATTTTGACTTGGGCCATCCATAGAAAGCATATTGAAAAGATCAGTGGCATAATCACCCTTTGGAGGTGGGATATTGGGTGTAGGTTGCACTTTCTGTGTTGAATCAGCCTGCATTGGGACCGGCTCTACTTTTGAATTAGAAGAAACCTGTTTTGTCAGCTCAAGTCAGGCATCCTAACAAGTTAGTGAAATCCCATTTTACCATGAACAATTCAGGAAAACACAAAGCTTTATTTGATGCACAAGAAATCTCGTATTGCTAAGTGAAAGACATCCAATAAGACCAAGGTGTTTAGACCACAAACAAACAGATGTTACGTAGAAGATGGGTGCTAAGGTGATTCGCAGCACGTGTGATGGATCCAGGCTATTCATCAACTAGAGCCCACCAAAAGATTTCTGTCATAATTTGGAGGCAGTTCTGCTTCCCAATAGCTATTTGACTTCTCATTTCCCAATGCTGCATACAACCAAAAGAGTAAGACCAATATTAAAATCAAAATAAAGAAGGCTACGAAGTTGTCCTCATTGGTAGGCAGATTTGCGGCAATTAAAAAGCTCATAAGAAATGTAAGCCTGAGAAGTGTTCTGGATGCTTACTTTGAATAAATGCAACTTGTTCTGGAAGCCATGTGTCAAGTGTAGCAGATCGTACCTGCAGCACATAGCCAATACTTTCAGTCGGAGCAGAAGGCAAACAATAGCCGGGAAGATTATCTGAAGTCTGTGTCACATAATTAAAACACCATGTCTACTGCAATATTGAATCTGACTGTTGTAGAACACCTTGGCAAGTGTCCAGCCAGCAAAAGCAAACACCTTATGTCTACTGCAACAAGTTACGTTTGACTGATCCAAACCACCACCCCCGCTGCAATCTGTCAGATTTTTCGAGGAAATGgcatattttcattttcagaCCTAGCAGGGATACAAAGCTAACCAGTAAATAACCTTTCATGTGAGTCCATAACCTTTCATGCAACGAAACTGGGCTTAATCTACAGTAAACCTGCCATTAGaagcttataaacaggttgaatggcaaataaacatcatagttggctttaagaagatttcaacaatgAGTATATtgtcccattgctttctatggtgcagtccacttgaactttggatttgcctcatttttgcacccatgccttaaaatgtttggaaaaatggatggacagtgtggatatatcacatacatcacggtgggcccaacaaaactTGGGGACTCAACACCCCACCCACACACCAAGGAATCCTTTTACACTTGTTCGATGTCCTGTATAGTAGAATACGGAAGCggcttggctggtgtaccacacactatggccagctatatagctggtgtgtcgtACATCGGTGATATACACCAGCTATCACCGATGTGTTTGGCACATCGGTGATATACATTTcccaattgttttctttttactGTTAGCCATCTTGCTAGTCTCCAAGCACTCTACACATGCTTGATATACATTAACCAATGTGATGTGGTCTCCCTCTAGGCTCGAAAAAACGCTTCCTCCCAGCTCTTGCTTGATCTCAAGGGAAAGTCATTATCACCAATTAAAAACTATCTACTTGTAGTAAACTCAAAAGCTATAACAGTTtgagaaaatggaagaaaaggaCACGACTCACCATACGTGAGCAAATCTGCTAGCCCGAATGTACCTCTGAGAATTGTAAGGCCATACGCCAACATATGCGAGCAAATCTGCCAACCTGCaagcaaaaataaactcaaaaattataacagcttcaaaaaatggaaaaaaaaatgataaaactcaccttgaagcccttctccctcctccttcaCCCGGGCTtaggaccggcaatgcaaggagttgcattggcagaattaaaaaagggcttaagcttcatttggtttgagataaatttacattcataaataccaatgtgatgaccaaatggagcctaagactataaatatattcaaatatatagtgcaaaattcatgcagactataaatatcgatgaactacagagtaccaaaaaaaaaagaagccaaacaTCATACAGAGTAACTAGAAAAAACATGCAGACTGGCAATATGTTGAACCATAGAGTACCAAATTAGTTCAGGATTATAAAaggaacaagccaaatatcatgacatttcttGATTGTGCTTCCATTTTATAGCTGAGACTATTACATGAGAGTAAAATGTTCGCCTATTAGTTTTACCTCCAATTCCtgattgttggttttttttttttggctatttaTTTTATCATCTTATATATCCTTATTTATTAAATTCAGCAGGGACCCACTTCAGTATATGTGTGTCATGGTAGGGCATGGAATTGAGTTCTCAAAAGTTTtaaacttttaatttattttcctctttgcAGGTTCTGATGAACCTAACAAATGAGAATCCTGATGGCTGTCAGCAAATTGCTGATTCCGGAGGACTGGACACAATGGTTGCCTTAATCATTGGTCACTTCCCATTGTTTGGCGCGTGCCTATCTACAAATAATCAATTGAAAGAGAGCAACTCATTCTCTAAAATTCAAAGCAATGATCCTGATAATCAGAATGGCAAACATCTCGCAGATCAAGAACTTCGGTCCGTTCATTAAAACTTGTTTTCAGTACTTAATACTGAAATAGGCCTTTTAAAGTGATTTTTCCTAATTCAGATGATTtgataaattaaatttaaaaaaaagaaaaaactgttTAAACATATGGAAGCCAATTGCTTAGCCATATGGCCAAACCGCTCCCAAATTGGGAGATGCATTCATCAGAGGGATGAGAAATATATACAGTAGTTAAAAGGGGCAAACGAGAGGTTAACCAGATTTGGGGAAGGGCagatggcaaaaaatatatacatatgacCAATGCGCAGTAAAAAACCCACTACACAAACGCATTGTTCTATCTTCCCAAGGGGGTTGGTGTGTTTACTGCTGGTTCATGCCCATTTGCTACTGGTTCATGCCCTCTGAGTGGCACTTTTTGAAATACTTTTGGTTGAAGGCTTCAGCACCATCAGGGTACTTCTGCTTGACATAGTTCTCCAGGCATTTGAGGTAAGAGAAATCCGCTCTAAAACCATTTGTGGAGACAACAAAAAAGCACCTGGTACCTTGGTATTTGTCGTGCTTACCAACCGTGACATAGTCAATCTTTTCACCCATTTTTGTTGCTTTGTCAGAATGGTGTTGAAAAACATTATTGAGTACCCAGGACTGATCTTCATCCGATAGCCGATCACCATCATTGTAGCTAGAATTATGCAGAATTCGTTTTGTCGACAGTGAAATTGGTTCAACATCATTAAGAATTTTCTCTTCCTCACATGTGAATAGATCCAAGCGTCTGCTAGTGGCAGTGAGAATCCCATTAGCATTCCGACCATCAGGCCCCACAGGTGTAGGTGACTGGGTAGAACGGCTTCTCTGGTTTCTTCGATCACCCGCACTCAAAGAACCCCATCCAGGAGCTCTGGTCGGTCAATTTGACCAATCGTGTgctctattttctttccaactgCTGTCATCTGAAGACTTCTCAATAGGGGAAGAACTCTAAATAGGAGATCTTGTTGGTTGATTCAACTTATCTTGTCCTCTGTCTTCATTCCAACCACCAATGTCTAAAGATCTCTCCGTATGGGTACCCTTTGGGCTCTGACTACCGCAGACAGAATTAGATTGACCATGCATCTTGTCCTTATCCCAAACATGTGGTTTGGCAGATGAATCATTTGGTTGGTTCCAACAATTTACATCTTGGGATTTAGCATCTTCAACCCTCTCATTTCCTGCATCATTTGATTTCTaacctccccagggagtagattgatcaaATTGAATGGGTTGCTTCTTTTGCACTTCCGTTCTATTCCAAGAATTAAATCCAGGACACTCCTCTGCTGTTGGTCTTTTAGATTCACA
This DNA window, taken from Magnolia sinica isolate HGM2019 chromosome 14, MsV1, whole genome shotgun sequence, encodes the following:
- the LOC131224667 gene encoding uncharacterized protein LOC131224667 isoform X1 — protein: MEGRAGKPLTKASRQVGKNQRKNNTKKANEADTIVESVASVSTTAKTGHVSDGAKPKGRGAPKKAPTRKVCLQILNFLFPKYLLVFVDSSLPFWFRSFSRKCRLSLIVKKKMMRCSS
- the LOC131224667 gene encoding uncharacterized protein LOC131224667 isoform X2, encoding MQLLALPVLSPGEGGGRRASRLADLLAYVGVWPYNSQRYIRASRFAHVWYDLLHLTHGFQNKLHLFKHWEMRSQIAIGKQNCLQIMTEIFWWALVDE
- the LOC131225042 gene encoding DNA-directed RNA polymerase V subunit 1-like yields the protein MHGQSNSVCGSQSPKGTHTERSLDIGGWNEDRGQDKAPGWGSLSAGDRRNQRSRSTQSPTPVGPDGRNANGILTATSRRLDLFTCEEEKILNDVEPISLSTKRILHNSSYNDGDRLSDEDQSWVLNNVFQHHSDKATKMGEKIDYVTVGKHDKYQGTRCFFVVSTNGFRADFSYLKCLENYVKQKYPDGAEAFNQKYFKKCHSEGMNQ